A part of Halobacillus shinanisalinarum genomic DNA contains:
- a CDS encoding glycoside hydrolase family 13 protein, with protein MEKVWWKEAVGYQVYPRSFQDSNGDGIGDLQGMIDRLDYIKDLGIDFIWICPMYKSPKEDNGYDISDYKDILEEFGTMADFDQLLNEVHKRGMKLIIDLVLNHTSDEHPWFVESRSSKENPKRDWYIWRDGKDGSEPNNWESIFEGSAWQYDKKTDQYYLHVFSTKQPDLNWENPEVREELYSTVNWWLDKGIDGFRIDAISHIKKQAGLPDMPNPDNKRYVSSFDKHMNQDGIHTFLQEFKDRTYGNYDVMTVGEANGVSADEAHLWVGKEGKMDMVFQFEHLDLWGQGTEQQLDVIGVKEALTHWQKGLEKDGWNALFIENHDKARSVSTWGNDHEYWRESATAIATMYFLMRGTPFIYQGQEIGMTNVALPSIEDYDDVAAKNLYQNKKADGWSHEEIMAILWKTSRDNSRTPMQWTAEDQAGFTIGKPWMKVNPNYLSINVAQQLQDEHSILSHYKQLIQLKKQHELFTYGTYELLLPNDLQVFAYTRTYDEQTALILANLTAAEASFESEYTLTLDALRLTNQPNTLDHETKHVKLSPYEARVYLF; from the coding sequence ATGGAAAAGGTTTGGTGGAAAGAGGCTGTTGGGTACCAGGTTTACCCAAGGAGCTTCCAGGATTCAAACGGGGACGGTATTGGCGATTTACAAGGTATGATTGACCGTCTGGATTACATTAAGGATTTAGGCATCGATTTTATCTGGATCTGCCCTATGTACAAATCTCCTAAAGAGGATAATGGCTACGATATATCTGATTATAAGGATATTTTAGAAGAATTCGGAACGATGGCTGATTTTGATCAGTTATTGAATGAGGTTCATAAACGTGGGATGAAGCTGATTATTGACCTTGTCCTTAATCATACGAGTGACGAGCATCCATGGTTTGTTGAATCACGATCTTCGAAGGAAAACCCGAAGCGCGATTGGTACATTTGGCGTGACGGCAAGGATGGCAGCGAACCAAACAACTGGGAAAGTATCTTTGAAGGCTCCGCCTGGCAATACGATAAGAAGACTGACCAGTATTACCTGCATGTTTTCTCAACAAAACAACCTGATTTAAATTGGGAAAACCCTGAAGTTAGAGAAGAACTGTACAGTACTGTGAATTGGTGGCTCGATAAAGGAATAGACGGCTTTCGAATTGATGCCATCAGCCATATTAAGAAACAGGCCGGTCTTCCTGATATGCCGAACCCTGATAACAAACGCTATGTTTCTTCCTTTGATAAGCACATGAACCAGGATGGCATTCATACCTTTTTGCAAGAGTTCAAAGACCGCACCTACGGAAATTATGATGTCATGACCGTCGGTGAAGCCAACGGTGTAAGTGCAGACGAAGCACATTTATGGGTTGGCAAAGAAGGAAAGATGGATATGGTGTTCCAGTTTGAGCATCTCGACCTCTGGGGTCAAGGTACCGAGCAACAACTTGATGTCATCGGGGTTAAAGAAGCACTGACTCATTGGCAGAAGGGGCTTGAAAAGGATGGCTGGAATGCATTATTTATAGAAAACCATGATAAAGCACGTTCGGTATCGACGTGGGGAAATGATCATGAATATTGGCGGGAAAGTGCAACAGCAATAGCCACGATGTACTTCCTAATGCGGGGAACGCCTTTTATTTATCAGGGGCAGGAAATTGGCATGACCAATGTCGCTTTGCCATCTATTGAAGACTATGATGATGTCGCAGCTAAAAACCTTTATCAGAATAAAAAGGCAGACGGCTGGTCACATGAAGAAATTATGGCTATCCTATGGAAAACCTCCCGTGACAACAGTCGAACCCCTATGCAGTGGACGGCAGAGGATCAGGCGGGCTTTACAATTGGGAAACCATGGATGAAAGTCAATCCTAATTACCTGTCCATTAATGTTGCCCAGCAATTACAGGATGAGCACTCCATCCTTTCGCATTATAAGCAACTGATTCAATTAAAAAAGCAACATGAATTGTTTACGTATGGCACCTATGAGTTGTTGCTTCCCAATGATCTACAAGTCTTTGCCTATACACGCACATATGATGAGCAAACCGCATTAATTTTAGCGAATTTAACAGCAGCTGAAGCAAGCTTTGAAAGTGAGTATACATTAACATTAGATGCACTGCGACTTACGAATCAACCTAATACTTTAGACCACGAGACAAAACATGTAAAGCTGTCACCATATGAAGCCCGTGTTTATTTGTTTTAG
- a CDS encoding OsmC family protein, whose protein sequence is MAFHHFHLKANWPGGRNEVGSIEADKLKTKISIPKEMDGPDIGTNPDEMLLGAAATCYIISLAAMIERAQLPLKEMDMESEGVVDVTDGNFTYKKIIHRPRVVLTNDANQNELTRLQKLVDKAEGSCMISKAIQGNVELEMEADLTIE, encoded by the coding sequence ATGGCGTTTCATCATTTTCATCTTAAAGCAAACTGGCCGGGTGGGCGTAACGAGGTCGGCTCTATCGAAGCAGATAAACTGAAAACAAAGATCTCGATTCCTAAAGAAATGGATGGACCGGATATTGGCACAAATCCAGATGAGATGCTGCTCGGAGCTGCAGCTACCTGTTATATCATCAGCTTGGCAGCAATGATTGAGCGTGCCCAATTGCCGCTAAAGGAGATGGACATGGAGTCTGAAGGGGTCGTTGATGTTACAGATGGGAACTTTACTTATAAAAAGATTATTCATAGACCGAGAGTCGTACTGACAAATGATGCAAACCAGAACGAACTGACTAGGTTGCAAAAGTTAGTCGACAAAGCAGAGGGAAGCTGTATGATCTCAAAAGCCATTCAAGGTAATGTTGAACTTGAGATGGAAGCAGATCTTACGATTGAATAA
- a CDS encoding GNAT family N-acetyltransferase — translation MKFRPINQAEAEIIAEWHYPGEYSFYDMKADKEDYEEFINPDARSEHTYSVYQKGQLLGFLTANAAAPKTVNIGLGMHPDVTGKGVGSLFLESCLDFVYEHYEPSKITLSVASFNKRAIKVYKRAGFVYVKSFQQQTNGSIYEFVQMEKS, via the coding sequence GTGAAATTTCGTCCAATCAACCAAGCTGAGGCTGAAATCATTGCCGAGTGGCATTACCCTGGGGAATACAGCTTCTACGATATGAAAGCTGATAAAGAAGATTATGAGGAGTTTATTAACCCTGACGCAAGAAGTGAACATACATACAGTGTCTATCAGAAAGGGCAGTTACTCGGCTTTCTCACAGCTAATGCAGCAGCTCCGAAAACCGTCAATATCGGTCTTGGTATGCATCCTGACGTAACTGGAAAAGGAGTCGGAAGCCTATTCTTAGAGAGTTGCCTTGATTTCGTGTACGAACACTATGAGCCATCGAAGATCACATTGTCCGTCGCATCTTTTAACAAAAGAGCCATTAAAGTGTATAAGCGGGCAGGATTTGTTTACGTTAAGTCATTTCAGCAGCAAACAAACGGAAGTATCTATGAATTTGTCCAAATGGAAAAGTCGTGA
- a CDS encoding SE1561 family protein — translation MGKAAETPSEQFRYVKKRIQMLNQVVEVMDPEQVDQEDFERILDMIEQLQMKMERFKKDWESGS, via the coding sequence ATGGGAAAGGCAGCAGAGACACCATCCGAGCAATTTCGTTACGTGAAAAAACGTATTCAAATGCTGAATCAAGTCGTTGAGGTGATGGATCCAGAACAAGTCGACCAGGAAGACTTTGAGCGGATTCTTGATATGATTGAACAACTGCAGATGAAAATGGAGCGTTTTAAAAAAGACTGGGAATCAGGGAGTTGA
- a CDS encoding TerC family protein: MVGSFFIKRRVTNMDAQLLIEYGWVLLVLIGLEGILAADNALVLAIMVKHLPPDKRKKALFYGLLGAFILRFGSLFVISFLVDVWQVQALGAAYLLFISGKNLYDRWKSRGDEDDISDDDVEVDTEGRGKGFWMTVLKVELADLAFAVDSILAAVALAVALPETPLPPVGSLDGGQFAVILTGGMIGIIIMRFAANVFVELLHSRPGLEVAAFVIVGWVGVKLAVATLAHPSIQVLDEHFAHSTTWKLIFYSVLVLIAVAGWFLSGKKEKPEKQNQSNQ, encoded by the coding sequence ATGGTGGGATCATTTTTTATTAAAAGGAGAGTAACAAACATGGATGCTCAATTATTGATTGAATATGGCTGGGTATTGCTTGTGCTCATCGGTTTAGAAGGTATTCTCGCCGCTGATAACGCATTAGTACTCGCTATAATGGTAAAACATTTACCGCCGGATAAACGAAAGAAAGCCCTATTTTATGGTCTTTTAGGTGCATTTATCCTACGGTTTGGTTCATTATTTGTCATTTCCTTCCTCGTCGATGTATGGCAAGTACAAGCGCTAGGCGCGGCTTACTTACTGTTCATCTCTGGTAAAAACTTGTATGACAGGTGGAAATCCAGGGGAGATGAAGATGATATATCAGATGATGATGTTGAAGTGGATACAGAAGGCCGAGGAAAAGGCTTTTGGATGACAGTGCTAAAAGTAGAGCTTGCCGATTTGGCGTTTGCGGTCGATTCCATTCTGGCGGCAGTTGCGCTAGCTGTAGCTTTGCCTGAAACACCGTTACCGCCGGTAGGAAGTTTGGATGGTGGACAGTTCGCCGTCATCTTAACGGGTGGAATGATTGGGATTATCATTATGCGTTTTGCCGCCAATGTCTTCGTTGAACTGCTTCATTCCCGTCCGGGTCTTGAAGTTGCAGCTTTCGTTATTGTCGGCTGGGTAGGTGTGAAGCTGGCTGTCGCAACGCTAGCTCACCCGAGTATCCAGGTTTTAGATGAACACTTCGCGCACTCGACAACTTGGAAGCTTATCTTTTACTCTGTACTAGTACTAATCGCAGTCGCAGGTTGGTTCTTATCAGGTAAAAAAGAGAAACCGGAAAAACAAAACCAATCTAATCAATAA
- the pepT gene encoding peptidase T, with amino-acid sequence MKDEILRRFTSYVKIDTQSDESNDSCPSTEGQLTLAKKLVEELKGIGMEEVTLDGNGYVMATLPANTDKDLPVIGFLAHVDTARDFTGQNVHPQVVENYDGGDIHLNEEVVLSPRDFEELPTYKGHTLVTTNSTTLLGADNKAGVSEIMTAMHYLIDHPDIKHGKVRVAFTPDEEIGRGPHKFDVKEFGADFAYTVDGGPLGELQYESFNAADVKITFNGNSVHPGTAKGKMVNASKLAVEFIEQLPEQEAPEYTSEYEGFYHLVSLQSDVEAAQLYYLIRDFDKTAFAARKDKLLSIVTQIKENYGEDSVSIELNDQYYNMRDKIEPMKEIVDVAYRAMTNLSITPIVQPIRGGTDGSQLSYMGLPTPNLFTGGENFHGKYEYVSLENMVESTRVIVEICKLFVEEA; translated from the coding sequence ATGAAAGATGAAATATTAAGGCGGTTTACAAGTTATGTCAAGATTGACACACAGTCAGATGAATCGAACGACTCTTGTCCATCAACGGAAGGACAGCTTACTCTTGCCAAAAAATTGGTTGAAGAGTTAAAGGGGATCGGGATGGAAGAGGTAACATTGGATGGAAATGGCTATGTAATGGCTACGCTTCCTGCTAATACAGATAAAGACCTCCCTGTAATCGGCTTTCTAGCCCATGTAGATACAGCAAGGGATTTTACCGGGCAAAATGTCCATCCTCAAGTTGTTGAGAATTATGATGGCGGAGATATCCACTTGAATGAGGAGGTAGTTCTCTCCCCGCGTGACTTTGAAGAATTACCTACATATAAAGGACATACCCTTGTAACAACGAATAGTACGACATTACTTGGGGCTGATAATAAAGCAGGCGTCTCAGAAATTATGACAGCGATGCACTATTTAATTGATCATCCGGACATTAAACACGGAAAGGTACGTGTTGCTTTTACGCCAGATGAGGAGATCGGGAGAGGACCACATAAGTTTGACGTCAAGGAATTCGGTGCTGACTTTGCCTATACCGTAGATGGCGGTCCACTTGGTGAACTTCAATATGAAAGCTTTAATGCGGCTGATGTTAAAATAACCTTCAACGGTAATAGTGTGCATCCCGGGACCGCAAAAGGCAAGATGGTCAATGCTTCAAAGCTTGCCGTTGAGTTTATTGAACAGCTGCCGGAGCAGGAAGCCCCGGAATACACTTCTGAATATGAGGGGTTTTATCACCTTGTTTCTTTACAAAGCGATGTGGAAGCGGCGCAATTGTACTATTTGATAAGAGATTTTGATAAAACAGCATTTGCCGCTAGGAAGGACAAGCTTCTTTCCATCGTTACACAAATAAAAGAGAACTATGGCGAGGACAGTGTAAGCATAGAATTAAATGATCAATATTATAATATGAGAGATAAGATTGAACCGATGAAAGAGATTGTTGATGTTGCTTATCGTGCAATGACCAACCTGTCCATCACTCCGATCGTACAGCCGATCAGAGGAGGGACGGACGGTTCCCAGCTCTCGTATATGGGCTTACCAACACCAAACCTGTTTACGGGAGGGGAGAACTTCCACGGTAAATATGAATATGTATCCCTTGAAAACATGGTGGAGTCTACACGGGTGATTGTAGAAATATGTAAGCTTTTTGTTGAAGAAGCTTAA
- a CDS encoding AI-2E family transporter has product MIHKRWFQSLIAGILVSLFILLIHEIHFFFDPFFTYLTAIAIPFIGGGILFYISRPVMLFLEKYRIPRLLAILVVFLLYIFAGFLITRFIAPIAQEQFSRLIENFPRMIDMVGETVNYWQQNQAIIPDQFNSAINGVVQNLESYLKDASTIIIDVISQFIGFVFALILVPLFLFFMLKDGDKLVPFVRQFLNDRVGKSFERLARSLDHTLNSFIIGQLTVSVFVGMLLLVGYLVIGLHYSLTLALFAMLMNVIPFVGPFLAVIPAVLVALFQDPILVLYVAIIMVIAQQIEGNLVSPNVMGKALDIHPLTVITIILAAGSLAGFLGLLFAIPAYALVKTVITHFYNEWIANKTEQ; this is encoded by the coding sequence ATGATTCATAAACGCTGGTTTCAAAGTCTGATTGCTGGTATTCTAGTCTCATTATTTATTTTACTCATACATGAAATTCATTTTTTCTTTGATCCCTTCTTCACCTATTTAACTGCCATAGCCATTCCGTTTATTGGCGGCGGCATTCTTTTTTACATTTCAAGACCTGTCATGCTTTTCCTGGAAAAGTACCGAATCCCAAGGCTGCTTGCGATTTTAGTTGTCTTTTTACTCTATATTTTCGCTGGGTTCTTAATCACCCGTTTTATCGCACCGATCGCTCAAGAGCAATTCTCAAGGTTGATTGAAAATTTCCCTAGAATGATCGATATGGTCGGAGAAACCGTTAATTATTGGCAGCAGAATCAAGCCATTATTCCTGATCAGTTTAATAGTGCCATTAACGGTGTCGTACAAAATTTGGAGTCTTACCTTAAAGATGCTTCGACTATAATCATAGATGTAATCAGCCAATTTATCGGCTTTGTTTTTGCCCTCATCCTAGTTCCATTGTTCCTGTTCTTCATGCTGAAGGATGGCGATAAGCTTGTTCCGTTTGTAAGGCAATTTTTGAATGACCGAGTTGGAAAAAGCTTTGAAAGACTTGCCAGATCTCTGGATCATACCTTAAATTCATTCATTATCGGCCAGCTTACCGTAAGTGTGTTCGTTGGGATGTTGTTACTTGTCGGGTATTTAGTGATTGGATTGCATTACTCTCTTACTTTAGCGCTTTTCGCTATGCTCATGAATGTCATTCCATTCGTTGGACCTTTCTTAGCTGTGATTCCTGCTGTGTTAGTCGCCCTATTCCAAGACCCAATATTAGTTTTGTATGTGGCGATTATCATGGTCATAGCTCAGCAAATTGAAGGAAACCTTGTTTCACCTAACGTTATGGGAAAAGCTTTAGACATTCATCCGTTAACAGTCATTACCATTATTTTGGCTGCCGGTAGTTTAGCTGGTTTCCTTGGACTGTTATTTGCGATTCCAGCGTACGCCCTTGTAAAAACGGTTATCACTCACTTTTATAATGAGTGGATCGCTAACAAAACGGAACAATAA
- a CDS encoding GNAT family N-acetyltransferase — MRMERPADSKLFAKHSEPLLLQKEAENNLPLGIIERWKHSNGGDSTAFMLELYEGDNLVYITLRTPPHLWILPAISTVTRAKIKFLAHFLFENEYEVPGVLGQSEVVQWFVQSWEECSGQKGELHMKQGIYRLDKLKKVTKAEGELVVAKQKDFLFLVDWLLVFSDQTSDSFSRERAEQLACDMIADQKMHFWEVGGNYVSMVCRARSTPNGATVNAVFTPDEFKRNGYATQAVAALTGKLLNDGYQFCALYTDLANSTSNSIYQKIGYKAVDQSLVYHFKKS, encoded by the coding sequence ATGAGGATGGAAAGACCAGCTGATTCAAAGTTGTTTGCTAAGCATTCTGAACCACTTTTATTACAGAAGGAAGCGGAGAATAACCTTCCGCTCGGTATTATTGAACGTTGGAAGCACTCTAATGGTGGGGATTCTACTGCCTTCATGCTCGAATTATACGAAGGGGACAACCTTGTTTATATTACGTTAAGGACACCTCCGCATCTGTGGATTCTGCCGGCAATTTCGACAGTAACCAGAGCCAAAATCAAATTTTTAGCCCATTTTTTATTTGAAAATGAGTATGAAGTTCCAGGTGTGCTTGGCCAGTCTGAAGTTGTGCAATGGTTTGTGCAATCATGGGAAGAATGTAGCGGACAAAAGGGTGAGCTTCATATGAAACAGGGCATTTATCGATTAGATAAGCTGAAAAAAGTCACGAAAGCAGAAGGAGAGTTAGTGGTTGCCAAACAGAAGGATTTCCTATTTTTAGTTGATTGGCTGCTGGTTTTTAGTGATCAAACAAGTGATTCCTTTAGTAGGGAGCGGGCCGAACAGCTCGCTTGCGATATGATTGCAGATCAAAAAATGCACTTTTGGGAGGTTGGTGGAAACTATGTATCGATGGTCTGTCGAGCTCGGTCAACACCAAATGGCGCCACAGTAAATGCTGTCTTTACTCCAGATGAATTTAAGCGTAATGGGTATGCTACACAGGCTGTAGCTGCATTAACAGGCAAGTTGTTGAATGATGGATATCAATTTTGTGCTCTTTACACTGATTTAGCCAATTCAACATCTAATTCTATCTATCAAAAAATTGGATATAAGGCTGTCGATCAGTCACTGGTTTATCATTTTAAAAAGTCATAA
- a CDS encoding SE1832 family protein: protein MTKKEIENEIAALKSDYVRIQGDLDKLEAAGANVQNAENQLARMEEQLKDLNHKLAETK, encoded by the coding sequence ATGACTAAAAAAGAAATTGAGAATGAAATCGCTGCACTTAAATCGGACTATGTACGTATTCAAGGGGATTTAGATAAGCTTGAAGCTGCAGGGGCAAACGTGCAAAACGCAGAAAATCAACTGGCACGTATGGAAGAACAGTTGAAGGATCTTAATCATAAATTAGCTGAAACCAAATAA
- a CDS encoding cation:proton antiporter — protein sequence MVDSLLLELMLVGLLGIGSQWISWRFRLPAIVVMSIVGLLAGPVFGLMNPEQDFGNLYSPIISLAVAVILFEGSLNLDFKEVKGLGRPVFRVVTFGAFISWVLGLLAAHYVAGLSWAVAFVIAALFIVTGPTVILPLLRQSKLKPRPAKILKWEGIIVDPIGALLAVFAFEITEFLVGTNHSPMALLSFFLAAIFAVMLGYACGKGVGWMFETGYVPEYLKSPVVLTVVIACFTIADEVTHETGLLSVTAMGMTLANMHISSIADMKHFKESISLLLTSTIFVLLTASLTRETLLQIFNIEIIGFVLLMLFVVRPLSIFLSTWGTDLSRPEKLLVGWIAPRGIVALTVSGYFAGVLLDAGFEDASILISLTFALVFTTVVAHGFSIGWLSKKLGLSMEGPPGVLLIGGSKFTTKLAKALEDMKVPVLVSDSSWERLSSARAEGIKSYHGEILSEQTEYKLDMTPYEYMLAATEFDSYNALVCTTFVPEFGRNNLFQLSLSKREGDKLEDLVHTIGGRVLSKVGASWEELNTMVDHGYVFRRTNITGQYTYRDYLNNIDDQAIQIFVKKPSKKVEFFSEEVEARVEQGDVVVSLTPPKKELEKIQEKLEKQRKAKDKPSEPGSE from the coding sequence ATGGTTGATTCACTTCTGTTGGAATTAATGTTGGTCGGCCTCTTGGGGATTGGCTCTCAATGGATATCCTGGCGTTTCCGCCTCCCCGCCATTGTCGTCATGTCAATTGTTGGTTTACTTGCCGGTCCGGTTTTTGGGTTGATGAATCCTGAACAGGACTTTGGCAATTTATATAGTCCGATCATCTCACTTGCTGTTGCCGTCATTTTATTTGAGGGCAGCCTCAATTTAGACTTTAAAGAAGTCAAGGGGCTTGGGAGACCAGTGTTTCGAGTGGTAACATTTGGTGCCTTTATAAGTTGGGTGCTTGGCTTGCTAGCTGCTCATTATGTGGCAGGTTTATCTTGGGCTGTAGCCTTTGTAATCGCAGCTTTGTTTATAGTTACAGGTCCAACAGTAATTTTACCTTTATTAAGGCAGTCAAAATTGAAGCCAAGGCCAGCAAAGATTTTAAAATGGGAAGGGATTATTGTAGACCCCATTGGCGCTTTGCTTGCTGTATTTGCTTTTGAGATCACTGAATTCCTGGTTGGTACCAATCATTCACCTATGGCATTGCTCTCGTTTTTCCTCGCAGCCATTTTTGCGGTGATGCTTGGGTATGCGTGTGGTAAAGGCGTAGGCTGGATGTTCGAAACAGGCTATGTTCCGGAATACTTGAAGTCTCCTGTCGTACTTACTGTTGTTATCGCTTGTTTCACTATTGCGGATGAAGTGACACACGAAACGGGATTGTTGTCTGTAACAGCTATGGGGATGACCCTTGCCAATATGCATATCTCTTCTATAGCAGATATGAAGCATTTTAAAGAGAGTATTTCATTATTGTTGACATCAACAATCTTTGTGCTTTTGACAGCCTCTCTCACACGTGAAACGTTACTGCAAATTTTCAATATTGAAATCATCGGGTTTGTACTCTTAATGTTATTTGTCGTTCGTCCGCTATCCATTTTTCTATCGACGTGGGGGACCGATTTATCCCGGCCTGAGAAATTGTTGGTAGGTTGGATTGCACCTCGCGGGATTGTTGCGCTTACCGTCTCGGGCTATTTCGCAGGTGTTTTATTGGATGCAGGGTTTGAGGATGCATCCATCTTAATCTCACTTACTTTTGCGCTCGTCTTTACAACTGTTGTTGCCCATGGTTTTTCAATTGGCTGGCTATCGAAAAAGCTCGGTCTATCTATGGAGGGACCACCTGGGGTTTTGCTTATTGGTGGAAGCAAGTTTACGACCAAACTTGCAAAAGCACTCGAAGATATGAAGGTTCCTGTACTGGTTAGTGATTCCTCATGGGAAAGATTGTCCAGTGCCCGAGCTGAAGGGATAAAGTCTTATCATGGGGAAATCTTATCAGAGCAGACGGAATATAAGCTGGATATGACACCGTATGAATACATGTTGGCTGCAACCGAATTTGATTCTTATAATGCGTTAGTTTGTACGACATTCGTACCTGAATTTGGTCGGAATAATCTGTTTCAACTAAGTTTAAGCAAGCGTGAAGGCGATAAACTTGAGGATCTCGTTCATACGATTGGTGGTCGTGTGTTATCTAAAGTAGGGGCTTCGTGGGAAGAGCTGAATACGATGGTTGATCATGGCTACGTATTTAGACGTACGAATATTACGGGACAATATACGTACCGTGACTACTTGAATAATATCGATGACCAGGCCATTCAAATATTTGTCAAAAAGCCGAGTAAAAAAGTAGAGTTCTTTAGTGAAGAAGTTGAAGCGAGAGTGGAACAGGGAGATGTGGTTGTATCCCTCACCCCGCCCAAAAAAGAACTTGAAAAGATTCAAGAGAAGCTGGAGAAGCAGCGAAAGGCGAAGGATAAACCATCTGAGCCTGGGAGCGAATAA
- the brnQ gene encoding branched-chain amino acid transport system II carrier protein: MKGRATLFTGLTLFALFFGAGNLIYPVTLGMESGTSYLPAIAGFILTGVGIPIITVVAISRIRGGAIELASRVHPLFGVVFISVVYLTIGPLFAIPRATSVAYESGLAPWLTESSTLGLLLFTAIFLGLVFFISLNPSKLVDRIGQLLTPVLFISIVGLVIGSFFLLSGDPQQANEKYSAQPFFTGFIEGYLTMDAIAALAFGIITVTSLRDRGVSQKMLTFRTFQAGGVAALGLMSVYISIGWIGAKMATEGNYDNGSAILAGAANIMYGDIGTLLLGLIVGLACFTTCVGLVVACAQFFSNRFPSLSYKQVALAVTLISFAIANLGLNQIVAYSVPVLVFVYPIAIVLVILTFTGGIIHHSPYVYRGAIILASLVSLYDGLVAAGVPMSAVTPYIQSLPLYEINLSWLVPALIGGIAGGIIHLLVPASPRTVSK, encoded by the coding sequence ATGAAAGGAAGAGCCACACTCTTTACCGGTCTTACTTTATTTGCTTTATTTTTTGGTGCTGGAAACTTAATTTATCCGGTTACACTTGGAATGGAATCCGGTACTTCATACTTACCTGCCATCGCCGGATTTATCCTGACAGGAGTTGGGATCCCTATTATCACTGTCGTCGCTATTTCACGTATTAGGGGTGGGGCCATTGAATTAGCCAGTCGTGTCCACCCTTTGTTCGGAGTTGTGTTTATATCTGTTGTTTATTTGACCATCGGACCTCTCTTTGCTATTCCTCGTGCTACCAGCGTAGCTTATGAATCTGGGCTTGCTCCATGGTTAACGGAATCCTCTACCTTAGGTTTACTATTATTCACTGCTATATTCCTTGGACTGGTGTTTTTTATAAGTTTGAATCCATCTAAGCTTGTTGATCGGATTGGCCAATTGCTGACACCAGTACTTTTCATCTCTATCGTCGGCCTAGTTATCGGTAGCTTTTTTTTGCTATCGGGTGATCCCCAGCAGGCGAATGAAAAGTATAGTGCACAGCCATTTTTCACAGGTTTTATAGAGGGATACCTTACTATGGATGCCATCGCAGCTTTAGCATTCGGGATCATTACTGTCACTTCATTACGTGATCGAGGTGTCAGTCAAAAAATGCTTACGTTCCGTACATTCCAGGCTGGAGGTGTAGCCGCACTTGGATTAATGAGTGTTTATATCTCGATCGGATGGATAGGCGCTAAAATGGCAACAGAAGGAAATTATGATAATGGAAGTGCGATCCTCGCAGGAGCTGCTAATATAATGTATGGAGATATCGGCACACTCCTCTTAGGTCTCATTGTAGGACTGGCTTGTTTTACTACATGTGTAGGTTTAGTTGTTGCCTGTGCTCAATTCTTCAGCAACCGATTCCCATCACTGTCTTATAAGCAAGTCGCTTTAGCCGTTACTCTTATAAGCTTTGCTATTGCTAATTTAGGGTTGAACCAGATTGTTGCCTATTCTGTTCCTGTACTCGTGTTCGTGTATCCCATTGCCATCGTTTTAGTTATTCTTACCTTTACAGGAGGAATCATTCATCATTCACCTTACGTTTACAGAGGAGCAATAATCCTAGCAAGTCTCGTTAGCCTATATGATGGACTTGTGGCTGCAGGTGTGCCTATGTCGGCAGTTACACCTTATATTCAATCACTACCGCTTTATGAGATTAATCTAAGTTGGCTCGTACCAGCGCTTATTGGTGGTATTGCGGGAGGAATTATCCACCTGCTTGTGCCGGCTTCACCCCGTACAGTTTCAAAATAA